The Candidatus Phaeomarinobacter ectocarpi genome includes a region encoding these proteins:
- the rimK gene encoding 30S ribosomal protein S6--L-glutamate ligase — MKIALLCRNASLYSHKRLVEAAKERGHQIDVIDHLRCYIDIASSDPEVHYNGESLKGYDAVIPRIGASVTFFGSAVLRQFEMMGVYPLNESVAISRSRDKLRSLQLLSRDGVGLPTTVFAHRTSDANELLKIAGGAPVIIKLLEGTQGIGVVLGETPRAAESIIQAFGGVQTNILVQQFVKEANGEDIRCLVIGDKVIAAMMRKGKDGDFRSNLHRGGSAKLIKITPTERATAVKAAKAMGLNVCGVDMLRSNDGPVVMEVNSSPGLEGLENATKVDVAGQIIEFLEKNAKPGKTHTRTRKKRSVPKSA, encoded by the coding sequence GTGAAAATCGCCCTTTTGTGTCGCAATGCATCCCTGTACTCGCACAAACGCCTCGTCGAGGCCGCGAAGGAGCGCGGACATCAGATTGATGTGATTGACCATTTGCGCTGCTACATCGACATCGCGTCGAGTGACCCTGAAGTCCATTACAACGGCGAGTCCCTGAAGGGATATGATGCGGTCATTCCCCGTATTGGCGCCTCGGTGACCTTCTTTGGCAGTGCTGTTCTGAGGCAATTCGAGATGATGGGCGTTTATCCACTCAATGAGTCGGTTGCCATCTCCCGGTCACGCGACAAGCTGCGCAGCCTGCAGCTTTTATCCCGTGACGGTGTCGGTCTACCCACGACTGTGTTCGCCCACCGGACCTCTGATGCTAACGAGCTCCTTAAGATTGCTGGCGGCGCGCCGGTCATCATCAAACTGCTGGAGGGCACGCAGGGCATTGGCGTGGTCCTGGGCGAGACGCCACGGGCAGCTGAAAGCATCATTCAGGCTTTTGGTGGTGTGCAGACCAATATCCTGGTGCAGCAATTCGTGAAAGAAGCCAATGGCGAGGACATTCGCTGCCTGGTCATCGGTGACAAGGTCATTGCCGCCATGATGCGCAAGGGCAAGGACGGTGATTTCCGCTCCAACCTGCATCGCGGCGGGAGTGCCAAACTTATAAAGATCACGCCCACTGAGCGTGCAACTGCGGTCAAGGCTGCAAAGGCCATGGGCCTCAATGTCTGCGGCGTGGACATGCTGCGCTCGAATGATGGCCCGGTAGTAATGGAGGTCAATTCATCGCCCGGTCTCGAAGGTCTTGAAAACGCGACAAAAGTGGACGTAGCC
- a CDS encoding ATP-dependent zinc protease: MSAKNTALKPPRPRVKPARPIIGWREWVGLGDLGVTQVKAKIDTGARTSAIHAFKIRPFTDGGSPHVSFLLHPAQRRRLPEIECVAAVHDQRHIRSSNGHQEERYVIKTTAQVGDHFWPIELTLTDRDQLGFRMLLGREAVRKNFVIDPGRSFVGGSLTAAIRLPANPKEPKK, translated from the coding sequence ATGTCTGCGAAAAACACGGCTCTTAAGCCTCCTCGCCCACGGGTAAAACCCGCCCGTCCGATTATCGGCTGGCGGGAATGGGTCGGTCTTGGGGATTTGGGGGTCACACAGGTCAAAGCAAAAATTGACACCGGCGCCCGGACGTCGGCCATCCATGCCTTCAAAATCCGTCCGTTTACTGATGGCGGATCACCACATGTATCGTTCTTGCTACATCCCGCGCAACGACGACGGCTGCCTGAGATCGAATGCGTGGCTGCTGTACACGACCAGCGCCACATACGTAGTTCAAACGGGCACCAGGAAGAGCGTTATGTCATCAAGACCACTGCCCAGGTCGGCGACCATTTCTGGCCCATAGAACTGACACTTACTGACCGCGACCAGCTAGGCTTTCGCATGCTGCTGGGCCGCGAAGCCGTTCGAAAGAACTTCGTTATTGATCCAGGCCGCTCATTCGTCGGCGGCTCGCTTACTGCGGCAATCAGGCTGCCTGCAAACCCGAAGGAACCAAAAAAGTGA